From a single Brassica rapa cultivar Chiifu-401-42 chromosome A01, CAAS_Brap_v3.01, whole genome shotgun sequence genomic region:
- the LOC103841033 gene encoding F-box protein At3g62230: MDSGTKPNLLSNLPDCLLVLIISFLPFKQSVQTSVLAKRWKNLCRETTNLVFKESEFGLNQFVVDTEAKHSERRALFVSVMHQWISRFTGNTIETFELCLPEPVGFEEDIMSLIEFAATKQTKNLVINLSSSNSRQPPGALHIKLIYNQKNGLDITRLFSNLIYVRNLTICPFLLEMMIQDCDDPMKLHDPMKTRHLVIKTHMYPHEFGGITIFLNSCPELESLTFETYTTGPIVMSQRYWPLIHPKTFWLNNKTYECLERTLKAVKVINFCGIPNELHVLQYLIRTGRVMERLDLHAAKTLNNEQRRLVLTAAEEFQKNVERGSRHLRVTLHNA, encoded by the exons ATGGACTCAGGAACAAAACCAAATCTTCTTTCGAATTTACCTGATTGCCTTCTGGTTTTAATCATATCTTTCTTACCTTTCAAACAATCTGTACAAACAAGTGTTCTTGCTAAGCGATGGAAGAATCTTTGTCGTGAAACAACAAACCTCGTATTCAAAGAGTCTGAGTTCGGCCTGAACCAATTTGTTGTTGATACAGAGGCCAAACATTCTGAGAGGAGAGCTTTGTTTGTTAGCGTTATGCATCAATGGATCTCGAGATTTACTGGTAACACCATCGAGACATTTGAACTTTGTCTACCAGAACCAGTGGGTTTTGAGGAAGATATCATGTCTCTAATCGAGTTTGCTGCtaccaaacaaaccaaaaatctagttattaatttatcaagCTCTAATTCGAGACAACCTCCTGGTGCTCTGCATATAAAGTTGATATATAATCAAAAGAATGGATTGGATATCACTCGTCTATTTTCCAATCTTATATATGTTAGGAACTTGACGATCTGCCCTTTTCTTCTTGAG ATGATGATCCAAGATTGTGACGATCCTATGAAATTGCACGATCCGATGAAAACACGACATTTGGTGATTAAGACACATATGTACCCACATGAGTTCGGAGGAATAACTATATTTCTCAATAGCTGTCCGGAACTCGAATCTCTCACGTTCGAAACGTATACTACTGGGCCTATCGTG ATGTCGCAGAGATATTGGCCGCTAATACATCCAAAAACGTTTTGGCTCAACAACAAAACGTATGAGTGTTTGGAAAGGACACTTAAGGCTGTGAAAGTTATAAACTTTTGTGGCATCCCGAACGAGTTACATGTGCTGCAGTACCTGATCCGAACCGGACGTGTGATGGAACGGCTTGACCTTCATGCGGCAAAGACATTGAACAATGAGCAAAGGAGGTTGGTACTGACTGCAGCCGAGGAGTTTCAGAAGAATGTCGAAAGAGGTTCGAGGCATTTGAGAGTTACTCTACACAATGCTTGA